GGCTACCGCGTCGAACTCGGCGAGATCGAGTCCGCGCTGCGCGAGGGGCCCGGTGTGCACGACGCCGTGGTCCTCGCACTGCCCACCGCGCACCACGGCACCGAACTGCACGCCGTGTGCACCGGCGACGATCCCCGCCCCGAGGCCCTGCTCGCCGCACTGCGGGAGCGGCTGCCCGCCTACATGGTCCCCGCCTTCCTCCACGTCCGTGCCGAACTGCCCCTGAACGGCAACGGCAAGACGGACCGGGCGGCCCTCGCCGCCCTGCTGCACGACGCCCCCGCAGCCACACCGGTCAAGGAGCTCCGCTCATGAGACACCGCCCCGATGCGCCCGTGGTCCTCGTCGGAGCCCGCCCCGCCGAGGGCCACACCACCCTGACCCGCCTGGGCATCCCCTTCGTCTGGATCGTCGACCCCGGCGAGCCGCTGCCGCAGGCCGGAGCGGGCGTCCTCGCCGTCCACCGCGCCCCCTACCGCGCCGACCCGACCTCCCTGCTGGAGGTACCGCTGCCGCGCGACACCGCCGCCGTCCTGTCCTTCACGGAGTTCGGCCTGTTCCCGGCCGCCCTGCTCTGCGAGGCGCTGGGGCTGGCGTCGGTGTCCGTGGGCGCCGTGCTGCGCACCCGGGACAAGCTGCTCATGCGCCGGATGCTGCAGGCCGACTGCCCCGGCCCCGCCTTCGGCATCGTCGGCGAGGACGAACCGGACGCGGACGACTTCCCCCTCATCGCCAAACCGGTCCGGGGCGCCGGCAGCCGGGGCCTGCACTACATCGCCCGGCCGGCCGACTACCCGGCCCTGCGCGACGACCTGCGCGGCCTGCTCTGGGAACGCTTCGTCAGCGGCCCCGAATACAGCGTGGAGGCCGTGTCCGGCGAGGACGGCCACCGCATCCTCGGCGTCACCGCCAAGCGCACCAGCGGACGTCCGCGCTTCATCGAGACCGGTCACCAGAGCCCGGCCCCCCTCGACGCGGTCGTCCACGCCCGGATCGAAGAACGCGTACGGCGCTGCCTCGACGCCCTCGGTGTCGACCGGGGCGCCAGCCACACCGAGGTCAAGGTCGAGGACGGCCGGGTGCACGTGATCGAGACGCACACCCGGCCCGGCGGCGACCGCATCCCGCTGCTGACCCAACTGGTCACCGGGCTCGACCAGTACGAGCTGGCCGTCCGCTCGGTCCTGCCCGGCCCGGCCCCCGCCGAGCCGCGGCCCCGCTTCGCCCACGCGGCCGTCCACTACTTCCCCTGGGAGGACGCCGTCCTCGCCGGCCACGCCGACGCCGGCCGCTGCCGTGCCCTCGACGGCGTCGTGGAACTCCAGGTGCACGCGCGCCCCGGCGACCACCTGCCGCTGTGGCAGCACAGCCATCAGCGTCCCGGACACGTCGTCGTCGGAGCCGGCAGCCGCGACGAACTCCACGCGCGCATGCGGACGGTGGAGGAAGCGCTGAGCCCCGTCCTGCGGCGCACGGGCGATCCCGTGCCCGCCGCGCCGCCACTGCTCCCCACGTCCTGAAGGAGTCACCCCATGGGCCTTCCCGCCCCCACGGCCACGACCCTGCCGCCGGCCCGCGGCAGCGCTCCCCAGCACGCACCGCGCGCCGACCGCGACACCTTCTGCGCCGCCATGACCCATCTCCCCAGCGGCGTCAGCATCATCACGACGCAGAGTCCGCAGGGCCCGCTGGGCTGCACCGTCAACTCCGTCATCTCGCTGTCCGCCCAGCCGCCCACGCTGCTGGTGTCGCTCGCGAACACCAGCCGCACCCTGCTCAACGCCCTGCGCACCGGCGGCTTCGCCGTCAACGTCGTCTCCTGGCAGCAGCGGGAGCTGTACGGCCGGTTCGCCCAGGGAGACCCCGTCCGGCGTTTCGACGGCGTCCCGCACTCCCTCCGTGACGGCCAGCCCGTCCTGACCCACGCGTCCGCCGTGTTCACCTGCGCCGTCGAACGATCCATCGAGGTGGGCGACCACACACTCCTGGTGGGCAGCCCCATCGACGCCTCCCACGACGGCGACGCCCGTCCCCTGGTCCTGCACCGCCACCGTGCGCACCAGCTGGACGCGTCCGCTTGACGCAATCGAGGCGCCGGTGCGAGCGGGGCCTACGACGTCCGGCCGTGACCGGCATCACCGGGGCGCGGCCGGTCGCGTGGCTGGAGCGCGCCGGCCGGGCCCCGCTTCGTCAAGGCCGGCAGGACGGGCGGACGTCGAGCAGCTCGGTGCGCAGTACGGGGGTGCCGTCGACGGGCGCCGGGTCCTGCGCAGTGGGTTCGACACCACCGGCGGCGATCTTGTCGAGCGTCTTCAGGCCGGCGGCGCCGACCGTGCCGAACACCGTGTAGTTCGGTCGCAGCGTGGAGTCGCCGTAGACGACGAAGAACTGCGAACCGTTCGTGTCCGGACCGGCGTTGGCCATCGCCAGCAAGCCGCGCCCGTAGACGCGACGGGCGCCGGTCGGATCGCTCGGGGCCGGCGGCAGGTCCACCGGCAGCTCGTCCTTGTACTTGTATCCCGGGCCGCCTTCGCCGGTGCCGGTCGGGTCGCCGCACTGCAGGACCTTCAGCGTCGGGTACGCCGTCAGCCGGTGGCACACCGTACGGTCGTAGAAGCGGTGCCGCGCCAGGTGCAGGAAACTCTGGACCGTGCACGGTGCCTGCGCCCGGTCCAGGCGCAGCGGGAGCGGGCCCTGGCTGGTGCGGACAGCCACGTCGACCGTGCCGCGACCGGGGGTGTGCCGTGGATCGTGCGGCAGGGGGACCGGCCGCGCCGCCGGTTCGTCCGGGGTCTGGGTGTACTGGCAGGGACCGTGCGTGGTGCGCGGCGGGGCGTCGGCGGCGGAGGCGGTGGTGCCGGCCCCGGACACGGCCAACGCTGCCGTCGCCAGTGCGGTCATGAGCGCTCGGTTCATCCTGCACACCCTCCAGAAGATCGTCAGATTTCGGAGCGGTCGCAGTCTAGGGTGCGGCCCGGCGGGCGAGAACCCGCACGCCGGCCATATCAAGCCATCGCGGCGTCGGCATGCGCCGGACGCGAGCGCGCCTCGCGGCGCGCTGGTCGGCTCCGTACCAGGACGGCGGGCCGGGGCGCATGTGCCGCCCCGGCCCGTCGTCGCTCGGCCGCTCGCGTCAGTGGCCGGTCGGTGGGAGGAGGGAGAAGATCCTGCTGCCGTTCCTGGCGATCAGCACGTCCTGGTAGAGCAGGAGTTGGGGCGTGTCCGACCGGCCGCCGGGTTGTGGTTCGCCGGTGTCGAGGTGGGTGTGCCAGACCTGCTTGCCGGTGCGCAGGTCGAGTCCGGACAGGTCGCCGGCCGGGCTGAAGAAGTACACGGTGGCCTGCCTCGTGGACACCACGGGGGTCGCGAGGGACGCCATGGTGTCCTTGCCGGGCATCGTGACGCCCACCGGGCCGGTCCACACGGTCTTCCCGCTGGTCAGCGAGTAGGCGGAGGCCTGGCCCTTCCAGGACACGGAGATCAGCCGGTCACCGGCGACGGCCCAGCTTGCGATGTGTCCCTTGGCCTGGTCGGGCAGTGACGTGCGCGCCCCGGATCCGCTGACGCTGGACAGCTGGAAGTCGTGGGCCGTCGTGCTGGTGGTCGAGGCCAGGACCATCCGGTCGTCCGAGGTCCCGAGCAGCTCCTGCCGGCCGCGCAGGGTGGTGACCTTGTGGGCCTGGCCGGTGGCGGGGTCGAGACGCAGGAGGTCGGTGTCGTGCACGTCCTCGCTGTCCTGGGTGCACAACAGGTAGGGCACACCGCTCAGTACGGCCCGCTGGCACACCTCGCCCTTGGCCCAGGTGTGGCGCCACTTCGTCTCGCCGGTCCGCGGGTCGAGGGCCGACATCGTGCGCAGGGACGGGGTGTTGGCCCAGAGCGCGCCGTCGATGAGCATGGCGGCCTGGCCGGTGCGGTCGTCCTGCGGCATCTTCACCGACCACAGCCGCCGGCCGGTGGCGGCATCGACGGCCATCACGTCGGTGCCGCCGGCGTAGTCCCCGTTGGGCTCGTGCTCGGCCGTGTGGTTGCGGTAGGCGTAGACGACGCCGTCGCGCACGGCGAAGGGGGGGTCCATGCCGTCGCCTCCGCCGTTGACCTTGACGCTCCACAGCCGCTCGCCGGTGTTGGCGTCCATCTTCACCACGTCGTACCTGGACCCGCTGCAGTACAGCGCGGAACCGTCCGCCAGGCAGCCCCGCTCGCCGGCTCCCGCCGCTCCGCTCTGCCACGGGTGCCAGCCCTGCGGCGACACGGCCGGCCGCGCCGGGCGGCCCTGTTCGCCCCCACCGCTCCCCCACGGTCCGAGCATCGCCCCCGCGGCGATCGCGGCGACGGCCACCGCGGCCCCCGCTACCTGTGAGAAGCGACGCCGGCCGCGCCGCCGTACCACCTGCTGCGCCAGGTCCGCCGGCGCCAGTACCGCGTCCAGGGCGACCGCGTGCAGCGTCTCGCGGACCTTGTCCTCCACCCGCTGTGTCGTCATCCCTGGATCTCCTTCGCCGTGTAACTGAGCGGTCGCAGCTGTTCCGCGGGCCCGTCGGGTTCCAGCTCCGGTACGAGCGCGCGGAGCTTGGCGAGCGAGCGGTGCGCCGTGCTGCGCACCGTGCCCACCGGGATGCCCAGGAGCGCCGCGACCTCGGCCTCGGGCAGGTCCTCGAAGTAGCGCAGGACGACCACGGCGCGCTGGCGCTTGGACAGGCGGCCGAGCGCCGCCCACAACGCGATCCGCAGCTCCGGCTCCGCTCCTGTGCCCGCCTGTCCGGCGCCCGCCTGTCCGCCGGACTCGGGCAGCACTCCCACCGTGGTCTCGGCGTGGTGTCTGCGCAGCCGCCAGCGGCTGACCTGCTGGCGGTACAGGATCTGGCGGACGTACGCCTCGGGCTGTTCGATGCGCGTCCAGCGCCCGTAGGCCTTCATCAGCGCGATCTGCAGCAGATCCTCCGCTGCGTGCCGGTCCCCGCCGGTGAGCAGCACCGCGAGTCGCAGCAGCGCGGTGGAGCGCATCGCTACGAACTCCCGGAATTCATCGTGGCTCGAGGCCTCCATCGACCCTCCCCTTCTTCACGCCCCCCACGACGCGGTGAGCCACGCGTGGCTATCCCTCCCCCGGCGAGATTGTGCGTTCCTACCAAACCGGGCCGCCCACCCGCCTCCGCGTGCCCCGCACGAAGCAGGCCGGTGCCCCGCGGAGACTGTCTCCGCGGGGCGCCGGCCTGCTGTCAGTGATCAGCCCTGGGTCCCGCCCTGCGTGTTGCCATTACCGGCGCCCTGGGTCCCGCCCTGGGTGTTGCCGTTACCGGCACCCTGGGTTCCGCCCTGCGTGTTGCCGTTGCCCGCACCCTGGGTGCCACCCTGGGTGTTGCCGTTGCCCGCACCCTGGGTCCCGCCCTGGGTGTTGCCGTTGCCCGCACCCTGCGTGCCACCCTGCGTGTTGCCATTACCGGCGCCCTGGGTCCCGCCCTGGGTGTTGCCGTTGCCCGCGCCCTGCGTGCCGCCCTGGGTGTTGCCGCCCTTGGGCATGGCGGCGTTCTTCGCCGGGCCGTTCTTGCTGGCGTTGCTGCTGTTGGTGTTCTTGCTGTTGCTGTTCTTGCCGTGGTGCTGCTGCTGATGCTGCTGGTGGTGGCTGCCGGCGTGGGAGGCGCTGTGGTGGTTCGTCATGGGCGCGGCCTCCGCACTGGCGACACCGAGGGTTCCGGCGGCTATAGCGGCGATGCAGGAGATGCCGGCGATACGGGCGGCCAGGTGACGACGGGCGTTCAGCATGAGAGATCCTCTGAATTCTTGATCCGGGGGGGGGACGAGGGCCGGTCGGCCTTTCGTGTATTCATTTCAGCCCGCCAGAGCACTCCCGTACGTCCCCCGACCGGCCCACCGACCGGCTGACCCGCACCTCCACCACCGGACGACACCGGACGACGGGCCCCGCTCTCGGACGCGCCGCTTCACGCGTCAGGCGAGGACGTTGACGGCTCGGGCGATGACGAGTCCGAGGATGAGCAGGGAGACGACGGACTGGACCGCCATGACGATCTTGGCCCACGGGGACAGTGGCATGACGTCGGTGGGGCTGAAGGCGGTGGCGTTGGTGAAGCCGAGGTAGAGGTAGTCGATGTAGCGGGGGCGCCAGTGGGTGGCGTTCAGCTCGGGGCTGAGGTGCTGGGGAAAGGCGAGAGCGGGGGTGGGCGGCGCGTGGTGGGCCCGGGCGGCGGGCCCGCCGCTGTCGAGTTCGAAGTACAGCAGGGAGAACGCCAGGACGGTGGAGGCCCACACGCTGCCGCCGGCCTGCAGGAGGGCGTCGGCGGAGTTGGTCTCGTCGCCGCCGTGCACGAGGTCGTCGGTCAGCCGGAGGGTCGACCAGATGGCGCCGCACGCCAGCACGCCGACCAGGGCGATCGACACCCCGCGCAGGGCGTTCGAGCGGCGGCTGATGCGGCCGGGGTCGCCGGCGATCAGTGCCACCAGGAGCAGCCCTTCGACGACGGGGAGCGCCCAGCGGGGCCCCAGGCGCAGGTCGTCGGGCAGCAGCAGGGTCAGCACCGCGGCGGCGATGACGGCTGCGGCCATCGGCCAGCGGGCCTCGCCGTAGGGCACCTGCCGGGGCTCGTGCCGACTCTCGTCGCGGGGGTCCATCGCCTCATTGTGTGAAGGGGCTGCCGTGTCGGCGCCGTGTGACACGCGGAGCGGTGGACCCGCATCGTCGTTGCTGGATGTGCGGTGCTTGCACGCCATATGAACGGCGGAGGCTCCCGCCCCGCGGTCAGGGCAGAAAATCTGTCGCGGCCGTAGTAGACATTGACCGTCCGAGGAGTTAGCGTTTCTGTCGTACTCAGGAAGTCGAAGTGGGCACGGCAGACATGAACTGCCTGCGAGATGTCAGCAGTACTACCGAGTAGCCGAGGACAAGGAGCAAGACGCCATCAGGATCGCCCGGGCGCCGGAGACAGTCCGCCCGGGTACCGCAAGGCCCCGGATTGGAAGGTGGTCCCCGGTCACGCAGTCACGATCCCCGCAGTCCCGCCCTCCCGGGCGGAACACGCGGACAGAGAAAGCCGGCACGGTTGGCCGGTAGATGGTGTTGAAAGCTCGGGGCCCGGTGCGCCAGTACGGCACACCGGGCCCCCCGACGTGCCCCCAGGAAGAAGAGGTCTATGCCCCCTCGCAGTACCCGCCTCGTCGACAGTCTCGATGACGACGACTATCCCGCCTACACCATGGGCCGGGCCGCCGAGATGCTCGGCACCACCCCCGCCTTCCTCCGCGCCCTGGGCGAACACCGTCTGATCACCCCCTTGCGCTCCGAGGGCGGCCACCGCCGCTACTCCCGCTATCAGTTGCGCGTGGCCGCCCGCGCCCGCGAACTCGTCGACCAGGGCACCCCCATAGAGGCCGCCTGCCGCATCGTCATCCTCGAGGACCAGCTCGAAGAAGCCCAGCGCATCAACGAGGAACTGCGGACCCAGGGCGGCCAGCCGCCGCCGTAGGCGGCAGACAGGGCGCCGCGGGGTCTGGGGCACCTCGACCTCGGCGGCCGCCACCTGGGGCCGGACCGTGTCAGCGTGGGTGGGGTGTGTTCACGCGGACCGCCATCAGGGCCACGTCGTCGCTGCCGTCGGGCAGGAGGCGGTCGAGGAGTTTGGTGCAGGTCTCCTCGGGGTCCGGGCCGATCTCGCCGACCAGTGCGGCGAGGGTGTGCAGGGAGTGTTCGAGGTCTTCGTGGCGGCGTTCGACCAGTCCGTCGGTGACGAGGACGAGGAGGGATCCGGGTTCGACGGTGACCCGGTGGGCGGGCGGGTGGGGCAGGCCGAGGCCGAGGAGGGGGCCGTGTTCGCGGACGTAGCGGGTGGTGCCGTCGGGGTCGCGGATCAGGGGCGGCAGGTGTCCGGCGTTCGCGATGTGCAGGGTGTCGGAGTCCGCCTCGATCAGGATGACGCAGAGGGTGACGCTGGCGCCCGGTCTCACCGAGGCCAGCAGGTGGTCGAGGTGGGCCAGGATGGCCCGCGGCGGGTGCCCTTCGGTGGCGTAGGCGCGCAGTGCGTGGCGGACCTGGCCCATCACCATGGCCGCGTCCAGTGAGTGGCCGGCGACGTCGCCGACGGCCACGACGAGTCCGGCGGGGGTGGTGACGGCCTCGTAGAAGTCGCCGCCTATCTCGGTGCGTTCGCTGGCGGGCAGGTAGCGCACGGCGAGGTCGGCGCGGGCCGTCTCGGGCAGGGTTTCGGGCAGGAAGCTGCGCTGGAGGGTGAGGGCGAGGGCGTGTTCCTCGCTGTAGCTGCGCAGCGCTTCCAGGGCCAGGGCGCTGGCCTGGGTGAGCTGGGTGAGCAGGCGGCCGTCGTCGGCGGTGGTGACGGCGTCCGCGGAGGTGACGACGACGACGGGTTGGCGGTCGGCCTTGGCGCGGCCGACGACGACCCGGCGCTGTGCGGGGTCCGTGAGGCGGGGTGGCGCGCAGGGCAGGTCGGGGCCGGCCGGGTGGGCGGGGCGCGCGCCGGCGGCGGGCCGGGCCGGGGCGTTGTGGACCTGGGGGCGGCCGGGGCTCTGGGGGGTGTGCGGGTCTGCCCAGGTGTGGGCGACCAGGGGGGTGCCCTGGGGTGTGGTCAGGAACACCGCGACGTCGCTGCGGAAGATGGCTCCCGCGGCCTCGGCGGTCACGCGGATCAGCGTGCGGGCGTCGGGGGCACTGTACAGGGCGAGGGTGAAGCGGTTGAGCAGGTGGAGGCGTTCGGTGAGGAGTTCGGCGCGGCGGCGGGCCCGGCCGTAGCGGAGGGTGGCGGTGACCGTGGCGAGGAGTTCGGCGGGGGCGACGGGTTCGACGAGGTAGACGTCGGCTCCGCGGTAGAGGCCGTGGGCGCGGTCGTCGACGGTGATGGCGGACGCGGAGATGTTGATGACGGGGATGGCCGCGGTGGTGGGGGTGTTCTTGATGTGTTCGCACACCTCGAAGCCGCTCATGTCGGGCAGGCGGACGTCGACGATGGCGAGTTCGGGCAGGGGGCCGGGGCCGGCGAGGATCTCGAGCGCGCGGGTGCCGTCCTCGGCCTCGGTGACCTGGTGTCCGGCGCGGCGCAGGATGGTGGCCAGGACGTAGCGGTTGGTGGGGGTGTCGTCCACCACGAGGATGTGGGCGGGGCTGGGGTCGCTGTCGGTGCGCTGGGTCATCGGGGTTCCTCGGCCCTGGGGTGCGGCGGGGTGGGCGGGGGCGTGGGGGCTGCCGGGGGTGGCGGGGTGGGGTGTGGGGTGAGGACGGCGGCGAGGTCGGGGGCGGTGAGACGGGTCTTGCTGAGCACGGCCCGTACGCCCGGCAGGCGGGCGTGGTCCACCTGCCCGGCTTCCAGGGCGGTCAGGACGACGACGGGGATGTGCTCGGTGCGCGGGTCGGCGGCCAGCGTGCGGTGGACGGTGTAGCCGTCGGTGGTGGGCATGGTGAGGTCGAGCAGGACGAGGTCGGGTTGTTCGTGTGCGACGGTGGCGGCGGCCCGGGTGCTGTCCGAGAGGGTGGTGACGGAGGCGGCGAGTCCGTCCAGCAGGGGCGGAAGGGTGGCGAGGAAGGCCGCGTCGTCGTCGATGACGACCACGTGTGCGGTCGGTCCCGGTCCGGTGGCGGGGCGGGGCGCGGGGCCGGTGGGTGTGCCGCCGGCCTGGGCGTGGGGGCCGGCGGGGGGTGGTCCGGCGGGCGCCTCGGGGGCCTGGGGGTCGGTGGGAGGGGGGCCGGCCTGTGTGTCGGGGGCGGGGACCTCGGGTGCGGGGGTGTTCTGGGGTGCGGGGGTGGTGAGGCGGGCGGGGATGTCGAGGGTGACGGTCGTGCCGTGGCCGGTCTCGCTGTGCAGGGTCAGGGTGCCGCCGAGGAGTTCGGTGAGGCGGCGGGCGTAGGGCAGTCCGAGTCCGGTGCCGGCCCGGCCGCGCTGGTGGGGGCCCTGGACCTGGTAGAACTCCTCGAAGACGCGGTCCAGTTCGTTCGCGGGGATGCCGATGCCACTGTCGCGGACGCGGAAGACGAAGCGCGGGTCGTCGCCGGTCTGGTCCTGCTCGGTGACGTCGAGGCTCACGTGGCCGTCGGCGGTGAACTTCAGGGCGTTGGACAGGACGTTGCGCAGGATCCGGGTCAGCATGACCTCGTCGGTGACGAGGGGCTGCTGCTGGACGTGGTCGGGGATGGCGAGTTCGACCCGGGGGTGGGCGGTGCCGCGCAGGGTTCCGCGGAGCTGGTGCAGCAGCGGGCGCAGGTCGACGTCGGTGGGGTGGGGTTCCAGGTGGCCGGACTCGGCCTTGGCGACGTCGAGGAGTTCGTCGACGAGTGCCAGCAGGGTGCTGCCGGAGGCCTGGACGAGCGCCACCTGCTGGCGCTGCTCGTCGCTCAGCGGGTCGGCCGAGGCGTCCAGCAGCAGCCGGGCCAGGGCGATGATGGAGTTGACCGGTGAGCGCAGTTCGTGGCTGACGTTGGCCCAGAAGCGGTTCTTGTACTCGTTGGCGAGTTCGAGCTGGCGGGACTTGTCCTCGAGTTCGGCGTAGAGGGCGACCACTCCGGTGTTGGTGGCCTGCAGTTCGCCCGCGAGTTCGGAGTACAGGGCCATGACGCCCGCGTTGGTCTCCTCCAGTTCCGCGTTCAGGCGCTGGAGTTCGTCCTGCTGGCGCTGGGACTCCTCCAGGGCGGCCAGGAGCTGGCCGTTCTGGGTGCGCAGTGCCTCGATCAGGTCGGCCGCGGTGCTGCCGTCGGCGAGGGTGGCGCGGACGTCGGCGGCCAGGTCGCCGAGGGAGGCCGGCGGGGTCTCGGTGCGCTGAGCGAGGACGAGTTCGTGATGGCCGTCCTCGTGCGGGCCGGTCAGACGGGAGTCGTCGAGCAGACGGCCGGCGGCGGTGAGCAGGGGGGTGGGGGGCCGGCTGTCGCCGGGCCAGCGGATGCGCACCGTCACCATGACCGTGTCCGTCTCCTCCAGGCGCAGGTGTGCGCTGAGTCCGGGTGCGCCGAGCAGGTGTTCGCCGGCCTCGCTGACGACGGTGGTCAGCCGGACCAGGGGGCTGCCGGTCAGGCCCGCGGCCCGGCACACCGTCTGGGTGCAGCGGCGCAGTGTGATCACGTCGCCCGGCTTGCGCAGGGCGATCGTGAGGACGTCGTGCGCGGATCGTGCCGGGGTCATGAGGGCCGGTGCAGGGCCACGACGATCCCGGCGTCGTCCCGGCGGACCGCGGTCTGGTTCAGCAGCTGCCCGGCGACCAGGGAGGCGTCCTGGGTGAACAGGCCGGGGAAGTCGTGCGGTTTCCACCGGTCGCTGAGGCCGTCGGAGTGCATGATCAGGGCGGTGCCGGGCGGGAACGGCATCGTGTGGGTGCGTGCGCGGGGCAGATGGGCGCCGGCGATGCCGGGGGTGGACAGCAGTCCGTTGCGACGGTCGCCGTGCGCGAGCAGGGCGGTGATGTTGCCGACGCCGCTGAGGTGGACGCGCTGGTCGGCTAGGTCGATCAGGGCGATCGCGGCCGCCGCTCCGCGGCTTTTGCGCAGTGCTTCGTGCACGTCGCGCAGGACGGCTTCGGGGTTGATGTGCCGGCTCGCGCGGAAGGCGGCTCTGGCCTGGTCCGCGGCCCGGGCGGCGAGGGGGCCGTGCCCGAGGCCGTCGCACATCAGCAGCAGCAGCGCCGGCGAGGGGCAGTCGAGGGCGCGGACGGCCCAGGTGTCGCCGCACAGCTGCTCGCCGGTGATGGGGCGGGTCAGGCCGCCGGTGGCGACGGGCTCGGGTTCGGGTGGGGGGCCGTCCGTCCAGAACCGCGCGCAGACCACGGTGCCGCGGCCGGGCAGGGAGTGGATGCCGCTGACGTCGGCGAGCCGCTCGATGGCGCCCATCCCGATGCCGAGGCTGCCGTAGGCGGAGGTGCCGTCGCGCAGCGCGCGCTGCACGTCGTCGATGCCGGGGCCGTTGTCGAGCGAGAGGCACTCGACGCCGGCGCGGCCGCGGGTGCGCACCACGCGCAGGGCGAGGGAGCCGTCGTGGGCGTGCTTGAGGAGGTTGGTGGCCATCTCCGTCACGCACAGCTCGACGCGGGAGACGCGTTCGTCGGGCAGGCCGACGGCGCGGGCCAGCTGTCCGGCCTGGCGGCGTGCGGCGGCGGCCAGGGCGATGTCCGCGCGCAGCCAGTGGACATCGCCGGCCTCGGCG
Above is a genomic segment from Streptomyces collinus Tu 365 containing:
- a CDS encoding anti-sigma regulatory factor, translated to MGPVNTGLVAEAGDVHWLRADIALAAAARRQAGQLARAVGLPDERVSRVELCVTEMATNLLKHAHDGSLALRVVRTRGRAGVECLSLDNGPGIDDVQRALRDGTSAYGSLGIGMGAIERLADVSGIHSLPGRGTVVCARFWTDGPPPEPEPVATGGLTRPITGEQLCGDTWAVRALDCPSPALLLLMCDGLGHGPLAARAADQARAAFRASRHINPEAVLRDVHEALRKSRGAAAAIALIDLADQRVHLSGVGNITALLAHGDRRNGLLSTPGIAGAHLPRARTHTMPFPPGTALIMHSDGLSDRWKPHDFPGLFTQDASLVAGQLLNQTAVRRDDAGIVVALHRPS